The Lacerta agilis isolate rLacAgi1 chromosome 5, rLacAgi1.pri, whole genome shotgun sequence genome has a segment encoding these proteins:
- the LOC117046453 gene encoding patatin-like phospholipase domain-containing protein 2 produces MTALQEACKEKCGLYAQLSKFLPMRLMSYVMLPYTLPVESAYFVALRLVDWFPDIPDDVRWMQGQLCQVVGTVYSKARKRLLSIPSKENSALLRKCQTAPLNTSLHSSYCPPKMPRSSTHLEEWLLDLPYCEDLVKKDVAVGINESFDSMPPFFMNSEESGVEVDFDSSSEKSFQTASED; encoded by the exons ATGACAGCATTGCAGGAGGCTTGTAAAGAGAAATGTGGACTCTATGCTCAGCTTTCTAAATTTCTACCAATGCGACTGATGTCCTATGTGATGCTGCCGTATACTCTGCCAGTTGAGTCAGCATATTTTGTGGCCTTAAG ATTAGTAGACTGGTTTCCTGATATCCCTGATGATGTGCGATGGATGCAAGGTCAGCTCTGTCAAGTTGTGGGCACAGTATATTCCAAAGCAAGAAAAAGATTACTGAGTATTCCCAG TAAGGAAAACAGTGCATTGCTTAGAAAGTGTCAGACTGCCCCCCTGAACACAAGTCTTCACTCTTCTTACTGCCCTCCTAAAATGCCTCGTTCTTCTACACACCTCGAAGAGTGGCTTTTGGATCTTCCATACTGTGAGGACTTGGTTAAGAAAGACGTTGCAGTGGGTATAAATGAAAGCTTTGACTCCATGCCTCCCTTTTTTATGAACTCTGAAGAATCGGGAGTGGAAGTGGATTTTGACTCCTCCTCTGAGAAGAGTTTCCAGACTGCCTCCGAGGACTAG